The Parashewanella tropica genome window below encodes:
- the yejK gene encoding nucleoid-associated protein YejK: MTITIDQAIIHEIVQNNEGKLSCRLRPQPLLNGQAVEVMLEELHQTYTSKAGKGFGHFGVPEGSDAEPNNAFSEALNEYRTGNLGFVELSGKAGKLLQDELAKYDFSQGGFLLMACYTSLASEFLFVALLNAKSSMTVLDDMELTQNNHLDLSNLQLAARIDLTELQADPESKKYISFIRGRAGRKVADFFLDFMGCVEGVNTKVQNKNLMNAVEDFVAGNELTKEERQEVREKVFDFCKERSDEGLDIDLKSLAEEISEDGMDSFYDFANTGEYELDEEFPADKATLRQLKKFSGTGGGVSLSFDGNHLGERVIYDPVSNTILIKGVPANLKDQLDRRLKGE; the protein is encoded by the coding sequence ATGACAATTACCATCGACCAAGCCATTATTCACGAAATCGTTCAAAACAATGAGGGCAAGCTTTCTTGTCGCTTACGTCCGCAGCCGCTGCTAAACGGCCAAGCGGTAGAAGTGATGTTAGAAGAGCTACATCAAACTTATACCAGTAAAGCCGGAAAAGGCTTTGGACACTTTGGTGTGCCAGAAGGCAGTGATGCTGAGCCTAATAATGCATTTTCTGAGGCTTTGAATGAATACCGAACAGGTAACTTAGGTTTCGTAGAGCTTTCAGGTAAAGCAGGTAAGTTGTTGCAAGATGAATTAGCTAAATACGACTTTAGCCAAGGCGGGTTCTTGCTAATGGCATGCTACACCAGTTTAGCCAGTGAGTTTTTGTTTGTGGCGTTATTAAATGCTAAATCGTCGATGACGGTGCTTGATGATATGGAGCTGACTCAAAATAACCATTTAGATTTAAGTAATCTACAGTTAGCGGCTCGAATCGACTTAACCGAGCTTCAGGCGGATCCTGAATCGAAAAAGTATATTTCGTTTATTCGTGGCAGAGCAGGGCGAAAAGTGGCTGACTTCTTCTTGGATTTTATGGGCTGTGTTGAAGGTGTAAACACCAAAGTTCAAAACAAAAATCTGATGAATGCTGTGGAAGACTTTGTCGCGGGTAATGAGTTAACCAAAGAAGAGCGTCAAGAAGTACGTGAAAAGGTATTCGACTTTTGTAAAGAACGCAGCGACGAAGGCTTAGACATTGATTTGAAATCCTTGGCAGAAGAAATCAGCGAAGACGGTATGGATTCATTTTACGACTTTGCCAACACTGGTGAGTATGAACTTGATGAAGAGTTTCCAGCCGATAAAGCAACCCTACGTCAGCTTAAAAAATTTTCAGGTACAGGTGGTGGCGTAAGCTTAAGCTTTGATGGTAATCATTTAGGCGAGCGAGTGATTTATGATCCTGTGTCCAATACTATTTTGATCAAAGGTGTTCCTGCGAACTTGAAAGATCAGTTGGATAGACGCTTGAAGGGCGAGTAA
- a CDS encoding YejL family protein: MAIKSKYDNQQVESLIAEVLAVLNKHDTSTDLSLMVLGNCVSHLLQTKVPEAARAAITEQFAKALTQSTK; this comes from the coding sequence ATGGCTATTAAATCAAAATACGATAATCAGCAAGTAGAATCCCTTATTGCTGAGGTTCTAGCAGTACTTAATAAACACGATACCTCAACCGATTTAAGCTTGATGGTATTGGGCAATTGCGTATCTCACCTATTACAAACAAAAGTCCCAGAAGCCGCTCGCGCTGCTATTACAGAGCAATTTGCAAAAGCTTTAACTCAATCAACAAAATAA